A window of Candidatus Methylomirabilota bacterium contains these coding sequences:
- the rlmN gene encoding 23S rRNA (adenine(2503)-C(2))-methyltransferase RlmN encodes MLTGIDLKGLSLEEMEQLAADQGEPTYRGRQLFHWIYGRGARTFTAMTDLPTAFRTRLAEHTSVGALALLAREVARDGTRKYLFGCADGRAIETVLIPDEERLTVCLSTQVGCALACAFCLTGKMGFVRHLQSGEIVDQVLAIQHDLHPGERIGNLVLMGMGEPLHNYEATVKALAILTHPLGLAYPTRRITLSTVGLVPEIIRLGQSGLGVNLAVSLHAATDELRDRLVPINRRYPVKELMAALRAYPLPPRRRITFEYVLIDRVNDRPEDARELVRLLRGLHCKVNLLPLNEASAIPFRRPSRERVETFQHILRSAGILTTIRESRGLDISAACGLLATETNQKSLDTTACLA; translated from the coding sequence ATGCTTACCGGGATCGACCTGAAGGGGCTGAGCCTCGAGGAGATGGAACAATTGGCCGCCGATCAGGGCGAGCCGACCTACCGTGGCCGCCAGCTCTTCCACTGGATCTACGGACGGGGCGCACGTACCTTCACGGCGATGACCGATCTGCCGACCGCGTTTCGGACGAGGCTGGCCGAGCACACGTCGGTCGGCGCCCTCGCGTTGCTCGCGAGAGAGGTCGCCCGCGACGGTACACGGAAATACCTGTTCGGCTGCGCGGATGGGCGAGCGATCGAGACGGTACTGATCCCCGATGAGGAGCGGCTGACGGTCTGTCTCTCTACCCAGGTCGGGTGCGCGCTGGCCTGCGCGTTCTGTCTCACGGGGAAGATGGGGTTCGTCAGACACTTGCAGTCTGGTGAGATCGTCGATCAGGTGCTCGCCATTCAGCACGATCTGCATCCGGGGGAGCGGATCGGCAATCTGGTGTTGATGGGGATGGGCGAGCCGCTGCACAACTACGAGGCCACCGTCAAGGCGCTTGCTATCCTCACCCATCCATTGGGCCTCGCCTATCCGACGCGCCGGATTACCCTCTCGACCGTCGGCCTGGTTCCGGAGATTATCCGACTCGGCCAGAGCGGACTTGGGGTCAACCTGGCCGTATCGCTCCACGCCGCCACCGATGAACTGCGCGACCGCCTGGTTCCGATCAACCGCCGCTATCCAGTGAAGGAGCTGATGGCTGCGCTCAGGGCCTATCCGCTTCCACCTCGGCGGCGGATCACATTCGAGTACGTGCTGATCGACAGGGTCAACGACCGGCCGGAGGACGCTCGGGAACTGGTTCGGCTGCTGCGCGGCCTTCACTGTAAGGTCAATCTCCTCCCCTTAAACGAGGCCTCCGCCATTCCGTTTCGGCGACCCTCGCGGGAGCGCGTCGAAACATTCCAACACATCCTGAGGTCGGCCGGTATCCTCACTACCATCCGCGAGAGCCGCGGCCTGGACATCTCGGCCGCTTGCGGCTTGCTGGCGACAGAAACCAACCAGAAAAGCCTTGACACTACAGCGTGTCTTGCCTAA